Proteins co-encoded in one Candidatus Nitrosacidococcus tergens genomic window:
- a CDS encoding RNA recognition motif domain-containing protein, whose protein sequence is MNIYVGNLPYQVTDEDLRIAFQAYGEVSSATVIIDKFSNRSKGFGFVEMVKKEDGESAIKELNNTDLKGRQIIVNEARPKTDAPRRNTRSFGDRRERH, encoded by the coding sequence GTGAATATTTATGTCGGTAATCTACCTTATCAAGTGACAGATGAGGATTTAAGAATTGCTTTCCAAGCCTATGGGGAGGTATCTTCAGCTACGGTGATAATAGATAAATTCTCAAACCGTTCCAAAGGGTTTGGGTTTGTTGAGATGGTAAAAAAAGAGGATGGAGAATCTGCAATTAAAGAATTAAATAATACAGATCTTAAAGGACGGCAAATTATTGTCAATGAAGCTCGCCCTAAAACTGATGCTCCCCGACGTAATACTAGAAGTTTTGGAGATCGTAGAGAAAGACACTAA
- a CDS encoding peptide-binding protein, which yields MYMVDRQWLKLTEMGQILSEQAQDLHTLRQQLAHIDKNQLGTTLAKEDKNKSISSIFSRAFYATEQLDYSTGDWLVQAFSVGLKTLTPLISTDAYAAEIQGYILDSLLSRNPETLEWEGMLAQSWEVSGDGLTFRFFLRKGLVFSDGQPLTAKDIVFSFNFIMNPVIAAPRERAYYDKLKSVTALNEDTVEFKFKEPYFNSLALAGGLPILAKHFYEPYLEQPEKFNQSKGLLLGSGPYRLRDPESWRPDQGLVELERNPRYWGSVQPPVDKLLWKIIANDSARLTTFRNGDIDVYGARPQEYKKLLTDETLKNHSQNFEYRSPTAGYNYIAWNEDKQGKSTFFADKRVRQAMTLLTDQKRIIDQIMAGYADPAVSPFNLNSPQHDPALIPQSFNLTKAKELLAQAGYTDQDGDGVIEDSSGNPFKFKLVFFQDMDDTRRMVLLLKDIYARAGILLDPEPTEWPVMLDKIKNRDFDAITLGWTGGIETDIYPMFHSGQIVAGGDNYISYRNPKLDSLIEKARSTVDESIRMSLWQACEHILYEDQPYTFLVRGKSLVFVDKRIKNLNITGLGLNLGITPIEWYIPKAEQKYMLH from the coding sequence ATGTATATGGTAGATCGGCAATGGCTTAAGCTAACTGAAATGGGTCAAATTTTATCAGAGCAAGCACAAGACTTGCATACTTTACGACAACAGTTAGCTCATATTGATAAGAATCAGCTGGGAACTACACTTGCTAAAGAAGATAAAAATAAGTCTATCTCCAGTATTTTCAGCCGAGCTTTTTATGCAACTGAACAGCTAGATTATAGTACTGGAGATTGGCTAGTACAGGCGTTTAGTGTAGGGTTAAAAACCCTTACTCCTCTCATTTCCACTGATGCGTACGCAGCAGAGATACAAGGTTATATTTTAGATTCTCTTCTTAGTCGAAATCCAGAAACTCTAGAATGGGAAGGTATGCTTGCTCAAAGTTGGGAAGTAAGCGGTGATGGTCTTACATTTCGATTCTTTTTAAGAAAGGGTTTGGTTTTTTCAGATGGGCAGCCTTTAACTGCAAAGGACATAGTCTTTTCTTTTAATTTTATTATGAATCCTGTAATTGCAGCCCCTAGAGAACGAGCTTATTACGATAAATTGAAAAGTGTGACTGCACTAAATGAAGATACAGTTGAATTTAAATTTAAGGAGCCCTACTTTAATAGCCTAGCTCTAGCAGGTGGACTACCCATTTTGGCAAAACACTTTTACGAGCCTTATTTAGAGCAACCAGAAAAATTTAATCAATCTAAAGGATTACTTTTAGGATCTGGTCCTTATCGATTAAGAGATCCTGAAAGCTGGCGACCAGATCAAGGATTGGTGGAATTAGAGAGAAATCCTCGTTATTGGGGATCTGTTCAGCCTCCAGTAGATAAACTACTTTGGAAAATCATTGCCAATGATAGCGCCCGTTTAACTACTTTTCGCAATGGAGATATTGATGTCTATGGAGCACGTCCTCAGGAGTATAAAAAATTATTAACTGATGAAACTCTAAAAAACCATAGCCAAAATTTCGAATATAGAAGCCCTACAGCAGGCTACAATTATATTGCTTGGAATGAAGATAAGCAGGGAAAATCTACATTTTTTGCTGATAAGCGAGTACGACAGGCAATGACTCTGCTAACTGATCAAAAACGAATTATTGATCAAATCATGGCAGGCTATGCCGATCCTGCAGTAAGTCCATTTAACTTAAATAGCCCCCAACATGATCCAGCCTTAATACCACAATCCTTTAATCTTACTAAAGCAAAGGAATTACTAGCACAAGCAGGATATACAGATCAAGATGGCGATGGAGTAATAGAAGATAGTAGCGGTAATCCTTTTAAATTTAAATTGGTTTTTTTTCAAGATATGGATGACACTCGACGCATGGTATTACTCCTTAAAGATATCTACGCTCGTGCTGGTATACTGCTAGATCCAGAGCCTACAGAGTGGCCGGTAATGTTGGATAAAATTAAGAATAGAGATTTTGATGCCATCACCTTAGGTTGGACAGGTGGGATTGAAACAGATATTTATCCTATGTTTCATAGTGGTCAAATTGTTGCTGGAGGAGATAACTATATTTCTTATCGTAATCCAAAATTAGATTCTTTAATTGAAAAAGCTCGATCTACAGTTGATGAATCTATTCGTATGTCCTTATGGCAAGCTTGCGAGCATATCCTGTATGAAGATCAGCCCTACACTTTTCTTGTTCGTGGGAAATCTCTAGTTTTTGTTGACAAAAGGATTAAAAATTTAAATATTACTGGGCTTGGTTTAAATTTAGGTATTACTCCTATAGAATGGTATATCCCCAAAGCTGAACAAAAGTATATGCTACATTAG
- a CDS encoding ABC transporter permease — protein MLAYIIRRLLLMLPTLLGITIVVFIVMAAAPGGISTQSLIGTQNLEPEAKKALEDYYNKLYGLDSPSTVQYLHWLNNISPIGFSLDSENRFRNFSLWKRPNLGTSFRYGRPVLDIIKERVPITLLLNTLSLPLVYIFAITIGVHAAIERGKAFDILSNTIMLGLWSIPTMLAGVLLIGFLASNQYWHWFPTAGLSTRKALDMPFLPHWHSIQDGLLFLTIFTVSVIVSIWIALYHSKLLRSAILIGLGVSIGIWVTTQLPTFSFRVGIFLGALFASILGGLSYLNHIMLRVSIMSIFGVVGGIVLANYWVGDFTRGFLADRIWHLILPILCLTYGSFAFLSRLTRTAVLENLMTDYARTARAKGLSDDTVLWQHVFPNSLLPLITVSSTLLPSLLAGSVIIESIFSIEGMGKLAVEAVQARDRELVLSITLISGLLTLVSYLIADICYAIVDPRVNYD, from the coding sequence ATGCTAGCTTATATCATTCGTCGCTTGCTGCTTATGCTTCCTACCTTGCTTGGCATTACGATCGTTGTGTTTATTGTAATGGCAGCAGCACCAGGTGGTATTAGTACTCAAAGTTTAATTGGTACCCAAAATTTAGAGCCTGAGGCGAAAAAAGCATTAGAAGATTACTATAATAAACTCTATGGATTGGATTCTCCCTCTACTGTTCAATATCTTCACTGGCTAAACAATATCTCTCCCATAGGGTTTAGCTTAGATTCAGAAAATCGGTTTCGTAATTTTTCTCTTTGGAAAAGACCCAATTTAGGTACCAGCTTTCGCTACGGGAGACCTGTGTTAGATATTATAAAAGAGCGAGTCCCTATCACTTTATTACTTAATACTCTTTCTCTGCCTCTTGTATATATTTTTGCAATTACAATTGGCGTACATGCAGCAATTGAGCGAGGCAAAGCATTTGATATACTCTCAAATACTATCATGCTTGGGTTATGGTCAATACCTACTATGCTCGCTGGAGTATTATTAATTGGCTTTCTTGCAAGTAATCAATATTGGCACTGGTTCCCTACAGCAGGATTAAGCACTCGTAAAGCATTAGATATGCCTTTTTTACCCCACTGGCATTCTATACAAGATGGGTTGTTATTCTTAACGATTTTTACTGTAAGTGTCATAGTAAGTATTTGGATCGCTCTATATCATTCTAAATTACTCCGATCTGCTATTTTAATTGGATTAGGCGTGAGTATTGGTATTTGGGTGACAACTCAGCTGCCTACGTTTTCTTTTAGAGTAGGTATTTTTCTAGGGGCATTATTCGCATCTATCCTAGGTGGATTAAGTTATCTAAATCATATAATGCTACGGGTAAGCATAATGAGCATTTTTGGAGTAGTAGGAGGGATAGTTTTAGCCAATTATTGGGTAGGAGATTTTACCCGTGGATTTCTAGCTGATCGTATTTGGCATCTTATTTTACCTATTTTATGCTTAACTTATGGGAGCTTTGCTTTTCTTTCTCGTTTAACACGAACGGCAGTTTTAGAAAATCTAATGACAGATTATGCTAGAACTGCTAGAGCTAAGGGATTATCTGATGATACAGTTTTATGGCAGCATGTATTTCCCAATAGTCTTTTACCGCTCATTACGGTTTCCAGTACTCTACTACCAAGCCTGTTAGCTGGATCAGTTATTATAGAATCTATTTTTTCTATTGAAGGGATGGGAAAATTAGCAGTGGAAGCAGTACAAGCTAGAGACCGAGAGCTAGTGCTTTCTATTACCTTAATTAGCGGGTTACTCACTTTGGTGAGCTACCTAATCGCTGATATTTGCTATGCAATCGTTGATCCTCGAGTAAACTATGATTAG